From a region of the Hevea brasiliensis isolate MT/VB/25A 57/8 unplaced genomic scaffold, ASM3005281v1 Scaf5, whole genome shotgun sequence genome:
- the LOC131177476 gene encoding protein EMSY-LIKE 3-like has protein sequence MKVVNHNFQGPLSNKRGPAQSHVKKGIHMPDSGKFKNRSEFIEIHATDTIIHEVERMTYGRENPDPVQVEKAKLILRDHERAILGALDKLANVSDVDDSPNQLHYSYEEPHGNKHNVGEW, from the exons ATGAAGGTagttaatcataattttcaaGGACCACTTAGCAACAAAAGAGGACCAGCACAATCTCATGTCAAGAAGGGTATTCATATGCCTGATTCTGGTAAATtcaagaatcgttctgagttcaTTGAGATTCATGCAACAGATACAATTATTCATGAG GTTGAGAGGATGACCTATGGTAGAGAAAACCCTGACCCTGTTCAAGTTGAGAAGGCAAAATTGATCTTAAGA GATCATGAAAGAGCTATACTTGGGGCACTTGATAAACTTGCTAATGTGTCAGATGTGG ATGATTCTCCCAATCAACTGCACTACTCCTATGAGGAGCCTCATGGAAACAAACACAATGTTGGTGAGTGGTGA